One Arachis hypogaea cultivar Tifrunner chromosome 18, arahy.Tifrunner.gnm2.J5K5, whole genome shotgun sequence genomic window, TGAAATAAAACAAAGAACTAAGATCAAGTTTCAAATTAAGGATGCAACATAAACAAATTATCTTCACACTAATTAGTAAATTGACTAAACAGAAATGCAAGAAAGATAAACTTCATCCTTGGCAATTAATTGACTAAACTAGACAACTGCTTTAGCAACAGTCACACTcttgcatgtttccttgaaattcaaaATATACTTAAATTATTCACTTAGCAAATAATATTTGAAGTTAGAGAATAGTAAAACTAAAAAAAGTATGTTAACGTCATACTTACAAGCACTGGCTACCAAGTGGGAATTCTAACAAATAACAAGCTTACCGATGCTTCATCAACCAATATAGATGGCAGTTTCTTCTCTGTTGCGATGACTACGCCATTTGCAGCTGCAAGAGTGAAACATAAAGTTACAAATTACAAAAACCACATCACAGAGCAGTTATATTATATGATCGGAATCACCTTCAAGACAAAAGGGCCCAATGAATTAGAGATAAATGCTGATTGAAATAATGGATTGCAATATGACAcatacaagaaattcaaaaataaaatagacaAGATTAAAATGTTAGTTCTAGCCTACTCATTCCACAAATTTCTACATTTCAAAAAGAACACTTTTGCCAAAACCACTTACATGATCTCATAAAGAACAGGAAACCTTTTTACAACAGATGATCATCATATAATAAACACACTATATAAACATCTGCCTTCTGCTCATCTAATACATCACCATCATATAACTAGAGAGCATACTCTTAAGAGTACTCTTCTTTTTAAGCGTGGCTCTTATAATAACCCTAACACCAAAAATGAGTAAGAACTCCATACAATTGAGTCACTGATTTCTTTCCTAAGCCACTATATACCGTCTTTCAAGTTGTATTGTTTTAATATTGTTGCATCAAATTTCGGTAATTTGAAACTGCAGATTTTTTAGCATCCTACCTTACACCTaacaggacaagtcaaatataCTCAGCTCCCACTATCCCAGTAGTCATCCACcaaattattactattttatttgcaGCAATTTATGTTCCAATGACACATGAGCAATGTTTTCCGTCTTCAACcaaattattactattttatttgcaATAATTCAAATTATAAACAGAACCAGCATTGAGCATCTAAAAGAGCTTGAAACAGATCCAATGCCATATATAGTGAAATTACCTTTAATTCCCAAAGATGTCTGTCCAGAACCAACCGCCGTGAGAGCATGTTCAATCTGAACCAGCTTCCCAGAAGGGCTGTTTTTATTTAACACGAAATCCCAAGCACAATAAGCTCAAATGTTGAGACATAAAATCACTCCCACTGTAACTACAGgcccaataaataaataaataaataaaggaaggaagaaaaagtCAGCAATGAACATACCTAAATGTGGTGAGAGAGAATGAGTACTGGCTATCCCCCATAGGTAAAACCTACAAGAACCTGCGTATATACAAACGCACAATTTTCCTTACAAGAGTTACAAAATCCTAAGCCTTAGATCAACGAATAGTTGGGTGTGGGAAAAAAAAGTGTACAGAAGTTAATGGAAAAATGAGAGTGTATAAACAAAgaacagaataaaaaaaatgagaaatagaGAATTAGAAGTAGTATTGCCTCTTGGAAGCGATGATTCTGAGAGAGAAACGTATGAGAATATGAATGAGATCGCGAAAGAGGGATGAGAAATTGAATTGTGAGTTCCTTTGTGAGGTTTTCGTTGTAAAAGAGAAACCCTTCCCAGTGAGACTGAAGTGTCCCCCAAGCCACCCTCTGCTTCTGGGGACTGTGGCCCAAGAGCTAAGCCCATGTAACACGGTTTTTTTTTCTCAACAAATACGAGAAGCAAACAGGTTGTTAATATTTTCAAAACAAAACGCTAACCCATGTTATAacccaaaacaaaaaacaaaaaacaaaagaacactAACCCGTGCTACCCACATCAGTGGTCACTCTCACTCCTCATAATACCAGCACCAGCCCCAGCCGGCTAGCCCTCCACTAGTCCACTCCCTCATTGCAGACTGCCTAGACAACTTGTTCGCCGCCCTGTCGGTGGTCCGCTGTCTTCGCTGGTGGTCCGCCCTTGTTCCCGTGTGCTCGCAGCTGATCTCCTCTGCTCGCCGCTCCTGTTTCCGCTCGTGTTAACTTCCTAGTCCACCTCTGTGCCTCTGCTCGTGCTTCTCTGTGGCCGCTGgtgagttctttttcttttttatgtaatCAGTTTGGTTAATTAGTTGATGTAGGCATTTAGTTGAACAGACTATAAAATTAGAATTCCGAAAATGCCCTTAACCTAGTGTTAAACCTCAACACCACCACGTCACGCTCTCCCTGCTCCGTTCTGCTTCCTCCTCTGTCCTCCGCGTCGTCAGTAGCCTCTCCGGGTCTCCGCCATGCCCATCGTTGTTTTCGTGCATCACAATGCTCTGCTACTGATATTGGTTCGGCTGATGTTTCGCTTTGTGATACTATAAACTTGGAGTTATTTTATTAGTTCGAGTTTAGTTGGATTTCTTATCCTCTGTTAAAACTTAGTTATACTTGTTAGTGTATGTAAACTTTTATCAAACACTGTTTTCCCGGTAGTAACGTGAGTAATGCTACCTTGTCTCGACGCTATCCTTCTCTGGCGGTGCTTTGCTCCTTCTCTCAACTTTGTTCTTCTCTGTCTCTTCTCTCGTCTTCTCTCTTGGTTTGCTTGTCAATAATCTTCGTTTGTCAATCATAAAATTGCAGGAATGATGACATAGGAAGGATCAATGGCAGCGTGAAATTTCATTCACAAATATATAGCGATATAGCACTATGTATCTGTTTGTTAATTTGCTTCTTAGAAATTGGGACCttttaatcacttacagtttaATATTTCAATAACTCTTTTGCTTTCTTATTGCATTGAAGAATTACTACTCAATTGCTGTCGTGGAATGTTATACATATATTGGTTCAATTGTAGTCTAGTGTTTCTTGATTGACACTAGATTTGTTAATTTTTActtccccctcccccccccccctcttctcTTCCCACCACCACGACCTCCTACCCCTTATTTTTTAAAGAACAGTAGCTTAGTGTTTCATGTAACAAATAAACGATGACTTCTAGGCTTGTTATGATCTTTGTTTTGtcattttagtttgataatattcTGAATTGAACCCTTGTATCAGTATGGGTCTGCTATTAGTTCATTTTTATTCTTCTGGTGTGAATGTTAAAGTACATAATTTGTGAATGGTATACTGTATAATTTGTCGGTCTCTAAATCTTGATGAGTTAGCAAGATTCTAGTACAAAGGCCTAATTTTAATGCAGAGTTTTATGCAAGGAAGTTGGTACTCAATTGGTCAATTTGATGAGTTAGAATGATGTTAACAAGAGCTGTTTTATGCTacgggaaaaaagaaaaaaaaactattatttgGTGGAATTGAATGTCATGGATGAGGTTAATTTGGGAGTTTGGATTTTATTTCATGAATTAGGTTAGGACCAATTTAAGTCAAACAAAACTCATCTGACATCATCCTCCATGTCAACTAGCCGTTGGAGTGCCACGTGAGCTCTTAACCACCCATGATGGCACACTGTTAATGGCAGTGAGACGGAAGAGCTATCAGGATTAATGTGATCCACGGTGAAAATTTTGGGTTCCAATTTGGTGCAAGTTTGTTTAGGGACCAACTtgattcaaacaaaaaaattttgggAATAAATTGAGCATTTACTCAAATTGAAATACAAGGGAGTAAAACTGATAGATAGTTCTATAAATATTGAGAGTAGATTATGGTTCTCGATTTCTCATCATTTGTAGCTTTTCATTGTGTAACAGCTAACTCTATTATTCATTCCTTCTTGTTTTGTCAATGACCTTTGATCGTGTGTTATCCAGATTCAAGTTGTAATAAGACGTTTTCCACTCTCAATCTGGTTTCATGAGTGCTCCTAACCATCAAATTCCATTGCAAAACAATGGCATGGGGATGCAGAACCAGCCTCAAATGGGTGCAGCCAACCAACTAAACCAAAACTTGATGCCACCCTATGTGTCAAACATGCAACCATCGATGAACACacaccaattcatgaatgctgcTAATCATCTCCTTCCATTGCAAAATAACCAGTTGCATATGTCTAATATGGGTATGAGTGTTCCTCCGCAGGGTCCATCCCATGCAGGATTTGGTCCCCAAAATGGTGTGAGCAATGCTGGTTACAATCCAATGTTTCAGGCTCAAGGACAAGTCATGCACAATGCTGCTCAAATCAATTTGTCTCAATTCCAGGGGCATATTCTAGCACAAAGTATTCTGAGCATGCTTCAGCAGCctaatatgaatatgaatataCCTAATGGTCAATTTTCTTCTCAGTTTCCTGTGCAAAATATGAATCAGCAGTTACCTATGCAAGTGCCGAATCCTTCTCAAGTTGGTCTGCATGGTGTGCATCCTGGTTCTGGCCCCATGTTTGGCTTTCCAGGTCAAGTGCCTCAGGCCATGGTTTCTCAAAATCCAATGTTTTCTTCAATGCTGCATACGGGTCTAGTGCAAGGAAATCAGGTCAGGCCACAGTTTGACCAGAATGAGAAAAGCCTGGTTCTACCAAATGGGAACACAAATGCCTTTGTCTCATCATCTTTTTCATCTATGCAGTTGCAGGGGAATAGTTCTGCATCACATGCACAAGTACTATTAAATCTATTATGCTTCTGCCTTCTCTTTGCTAAGCTGAGTTTGTTATTGTACTACTTTACTATTGTTGAGGTAGTTGGCTattgtaatttaaatttgaatcccgTAATTGGTGCAGACAAATGCGAATAGCAATACCAAAAGTAACGATCGAAATTCTAGCTGGAAAGGATCACAAAGCAAAAACTTCAAAAATAAACAAACTCGAGGGGGGTTTCAAGGAAGGTATGCTATTATCTTCTCTCTTGTAATCCCTTGGTACACTGGGTTTACAAATGATGGTTTAGATGGTTTTCCTGTGGTTCACTATTGTTTTCCAATTTGTGTAGATTCCAGAAGTGTAAGTTTCCTAAAGAACATAGGGACAAAGGTTTGAACATTTCTACCTTATCAAGAGGTAAACTTTTTCCCTCCCTGAAGTTAGAGACTAATGCTTGTAGCAAAAGCAGGGCCAAACAATGGAAGAATTGAACATCAGCAGAAACCAAAATTCAGTTTGAATCCTAAGGAACAACAGCAGGAACCAAAAAGGTAGTTCTACTTGGCTTTCCAGCCCTTTCTTATTTGGTTTTAAGTGTATCTCTTGTTTGCAACTGCCTTACATTCAACTACTTTAAAATTGTGATTTATTCATAAGAATCTGCATCAAGACCGTTCAATGGCCTTCAAGTAGATATGTTCTTTGAAAGGTTTTAGACAATTTCAGTAGCAATGATGTAAGTGGGAAAGGTAGAACCATGATTTTACATCATTTTTACAAATTGGTTAGAATTTTGGGAATATAGTACCTAAACAAAAAATTTGTAACCAGCCTCAAACATTTGATGAGCACCTCAATAGTTTCTATGGTATAAAAGAGACTGTTATGAATTGACTTGGTAATTGATGATGTACGATGGTTTAATTTGAGAAAAGAGGACGACATGCAAAACCAGACATATTCTTAAGGATATTTTACAACAGGGAAAAGTTGGTCCAACAGGAAAAAGTTTTGGAACCAACCAACTAACATCTAGCCAACTTCGTGCTTCTCTTTCCCCCTCTCATTCTCTTAGTGgctaaaaaaaattgtgtttgaaTCTTTTGTTGACTGATTGTTGGCCTAAAATTGTTTGATTCCTTAGTTGGACCCTAAAATTAGTGTCATTAATTAGAACGGTGTCTATTAGCCCCATCTCCTTGTATTAGTTTTTCTCTCCAACTAAATTATATTCTTTGTttatccaaaataataataataaaatataagttTGTGCTTATATCCTCTAAATCTAAAACAAAATCTAAATTAGCAAGATATATAGACCAACATCTAAATCTTGTATATCTACTCATTGAGTCCATCTGAACAATGAGATCAAATGGAAATATGGAATTGCCAAATAATATCTGTATATAACTAAAAGGTGCCATCCTTTCGCAAGGCTGGCACAGAATTTTTAAGATATTTGTTTTGTTCAAGTAAATGGCTTCTAACTATCCAAATGAAGCATATCTCACTTTTGCATTGTTTCAGAAATTAAGCTTGTTTTCTCCATAAGATTtcagctgtttttttttttttttttggtaattattGGTAAACTCTAATTTCATAACAATATCTTATGTACTGGGACAATTTTATAACCCTTAATTTTGTATGTGGTAACTGTTAATTACTTTATCTCCTTAATGGTTAGACCATTCTTCGTAACTTACACTGACCAAGAAATCCGACAATGGCGGGAAGCTCGGAGGAAGAATCATCCTTTCAACAACATCCAGAAGGTTTGAAACAAACGGTTCTATTTACTGCTCTGGATTCATCAAATTATCTGTCACAAGTAAAATAACTGAATTATTACATGCAGAAACAGAGCGAGCATACGAGAAGCCCCAAGGTGGATAGGGTTGTCTTACAAAGAGAGGTATACCTGTCTTGACATTTATTTAGCATACAATACCAtccaatataataatttatattgctAAAATTAACATTATTCTTCAATTGAGatccaaacttttttttttccatcatAAATACAAGTGTAAACCAGTTGATAGGTTTGGAATCATATCTTTCAACTGATTCTGAGTATTGTGCATATTTGGTCTTTGCAGCTCAAGCAGGTTTTAGCTAAGCAAGCTGAGTTGGGAGTTGAAGTTGCTGAAATACCATCCTACTATCTGAAGGATCGTGAAAATCAAGGTCCTCAGAGTGAAGGAAAAGACACACTTAACAACAAAAAGAGGAAATTCCAGAACAAGTTCAACAGGAAACCTGACAGAAAAGATCGGTTCTCCAAGAAACAGAAGTTTACAGACAAAGATTCTTTAGAACAACGACCTTCTATAACCAAGAAGAAGCCAACTTTATTGCAGAAACTCCTGAGTGCTGATATAAAGAAGGATAAGAGTCACCTGATTCAGGCTTTCAGGTTCATGGTAACAAATTCCTTCTTTAAATACTATCCAGATAAGCCACTGATATATCCATCAGTGGTGGTTAAAGAAACCGGGTCTGAAGGCAATGCGGGAGAAAAACATTTGCACGCTGGAAAAGATGTTCTTGACCATGATAACAAGAAAACggttaaaaaaattgtaaatgacGACATTAATGATGTCCATTTCATTGAAGAGGAAGagagtgatgatgatgattatgaaaaTCTGCAAAAAGAACCATCTTCCTTGGTTCAAAGACAACGTGATAATGGAATAGGCATTGAGAAATGTGACGAAGAAGAGGGAGAAATCATTGATTGAAATCCCAATAGTTACCCCCTCGTTTTCTTGCAGAGCGCTTTATATATATGTGGATGTGGAtaagttattttgatttttttttttcttattttggcTCTTATTTTTACCTTCATATTATAATATACATCTATTATTATAGAATTTTGTAGCAGAGCGGGGCATGAATCGGTCTACTTACCTACTGGATTCATTCGGGATTTCTGATTTGGAGATCTGATTTATAGAAGTCaagtaactaatatttatattcaaaatattaACGAATTATTTAATgtccatttatttattttttattattaaagaaCTTAAGtcaaacatttaatattttttgtaaaataaatgtcttgtattaaaaattattatgaacttttcatagcaactttataattcaataaataaTTACATTATTGAACTAGAGCAATTAtgtatagaataaaaaaaaagattttgatgtAAGATATTTTAGATTTTCTAATTGGcaaaaacaaaaatgataaatttcttttagatttttaaaattgactaaatttttataaacAGTTAACTGTTTAAGTTagaaattcttatatatatttgatatatTAATTGTATGAAAGTTAAAACTGTAACTAATAAATATGTTAATAACTatcataaaaaagaaaatgaaattagtCTGATGTTTTTCGAAACGAAAATACCATTTGATCAAGATGGATACTGTCTTTCTTCCTCTTTGGTGCTCAAgagaaaagtgattttttttttttttttgtgccttACTTGAAACAACATAACACCACCAACAAGAAGATGTTCTTCCTTTCAAAAATGACAATGGGTTGGACTGAAAGTTTAGTCCAAATAGCTATGGCTCAGATACTTGGTTTCATTGTTTAGGCTGCACAATGACATTTGGGCCTTTTTCATTTCAACTTGAACTAATtatgaacttgtttattttgcttATGAAGTTCCTAAGTCTTGATTAGTATTCAGCAACATTGAGCATAGTATAGCTTTAAATTCTTTTGCCCAAGAACCAACAGCAATGGGCCTTTTTTGAATGTTTTTGTTAGGCCAAGAGGAGCAACAACTTATTGTTTGATTAATGTCCAAAGTTCAGCTCAATATGCTTAACATTGACCACTCCTCTTCTCTATTATGGGCCTACAAAATAAAACACATTTCAAACAACTTTGGGCTTTCAACTCaactaattatcaatatttgtcaCCATCAAAAGTTAATATATAATTTCTCAAAATCAACAATTTTCttattgatgacaaacataatataTGAGGTATTAATTAAAGGAATTGAAATAGAACAAGTTTAGAGACTTCTCTTTGATGATATCAGATTAGCTTGATGTGCTCCCCCTCTCTTTCATAAGGGTTGCTCTCCCTTTCTTCAAGGGTTGCTCCCCTTAATGTATGCTTATCGCTTAACTTGAAGACACAATCAATAATGACAACAAAACATTTTAATGTATATACATGCTTATCTAAAATTTCATGGTTGCA contains:
- the LOC112772500 gene encoding uncharacterized protein isoform X1, which encodes MSAPNHQIPLQNNGMGMQNQPQMGAANQLNQNLMPPYVSNMQPSMNTHQFMNAANHLLPLQNNQLHMSNMGMSVPPQGPSHAGFGPQNGVSNAGYNPMFQAQGQVMHNAAQINLSQFQGHILAQSILSMLQQPNMNMNIPNGQFSSQFPVQNMNQQLPMQVPNPSQVGLHGVHPGSGPMFGFPGQVPQAMVSQNPMFSSMLHTGLVQGNQVRPQFDQNEKSLVLPNGNTNAFVSSSFSSMQLQGNSSASHAQTNANSNTKSNDRNSSWKGSQSKNFKNKQTRGGFQGRFQKCKFPKEHRDKGPNNGRIEHQQKPKFSLNPKEQQQEPKRPFFVTYTDQEIRQWREARRKNHPFNNIQKKQSEHTRSPKVDRVVLQRELKQVLAKQAELGVEVAEIPSYYLKDRENQGPQSEGKDTLNNKKRKFQNKFNRKPDRKDRFSKKQKFTDKDSLEQRPSITKKKPTLLQKLLSADIKKDKSHLIQAFRFMVTNSFFKYYPDKPLIYPSVVVKETGSEGNAGEKHLHAGKDVLDHDNKKTVKKIVNDDINDVHFIEEEESDDDDYENLQKEPSSLVQRQRDNGIGIEKCDEEEGEIID
- the LOC112772500 gene encoding uncharacterized protein isoform X2 gives rise to the protein MSAPNHQIPLQNNGMGMQNQPQMGAANQLNQNLMPPYVSNMQPSMNTHQFMNAANHLLPLQNNQLHMSNMGMSVPPQGPSHAGFGPQNGVSNAGYNPMFQAQGQVMHNAAQINLSQFQGHILAQSILSMLQQPNMNMNIPNGQFSSQFPVQNMNQQLPMQVPNPSQVGLHGVHPGSGPMFGFPGQVPQAMVSQNPMFSSMLHTGLVQGNQLQGNSSASHAQTNANSNTKSNDRNSSWKGSQSKNFKNKQTRGGFQGRFQKCKFPKEHRDKGPNNGRIEHQQKPKFSLNPKEQQQEPKRPFFVTYTDQEIRQWREARRKNHPFNNIQKKQSEHTRSPKVDRVVLQRELKQVLAKQAELGVEVAEIPSYYLKDRENQGPQSEGKDTLNNKKRKFQNKFNRKPDRKDRFSKKQKFTDKDSLEQRPSITKKKPTLLQKLLSADIKKDKSHLIQAFRFMVTNSFFKYYPDKPLIYPSVVVKETGSEGNAGEKHLHAGKDVLDHDNKKTVKKIVNDDINDVHFIEEEESDDDDYENLQKEPSSLVQRQRDNGIGIEKCDEEEGEIID